One window of Mycobacteriales bacterium genomic DNA carries:
- the ribD gene encoding bifunctional diaminohydroxyphosphoribosylaminopyrimidine deaminase/5-amino-6-(5-phosphoribosylamino)uracil reductase RibD, with amino-acid sequence MRRAIALSREALGRSNPNPAVGAVILDRAGQVVGSGSTQAVGGPHAEAVALAEAGERARGGTAVTTLEPCRHTGRTGPCTRALIDAGVTHVVFALGDPHGPAAGGAGELSAAGITVTDGVLADEADAVVGPWRTAVARRRPHVTWKYAATLDGRSAAADGSSRWITGPQARADVHLMRAQADAVLVGSGTVLADDPLLTVRGLDWPRRPARVVVDTAARTPVTARVLDGEARTIVAVGDEADPERVKALRATPAEIVALPLSGPHVDLRALQAALYEREIFLVLLEGGPTLAGAFLAAGLVDRVVGYVAPALLGAGPAALADAGVATIAGARRLRLDSVERVGDDVRLVATVPGEGES; translated from the coding sequence ATGCGTCGTGCCATCGCGCTGTCCCGCGAGGCCCTCGGCCGCAGCAACCCCAACCCGGCCGTCGGCGCGGTCATCCTCGACCGCGCGGGACAGGTCGTCGGCTCCGGCAGCACGCAGGCCGTGGGCGGCCCGCACGCCGAGGCCGTCGCACTCGCCGAGGCGGGGGAGCGGGCCCGCGGCGGGACGGCCGTCACGACGCTCGAGCCCTGCCGGCACACCGGACGCACCGGCCCGTGCACCCGCGCCCTGATCGACGCCGGCGTCACCCACGTCGTCTTCGCCCTCGGCGACCCGCACGGCCCGGCAGCCGGCGGTGCGGGCGAGCTGAGCGCCGCCGGCATCACCGTCACCGACGGAGTCCTCGCCGACGAGGCCGACGCGGTCGTCGGTCCGTGGCGCACCGCCGTCGCCCGTCGCCGCCCGCACGTGACGTGGAAGTACGCCGCCACGCTGGACGGACGCAGCGCCGCCGCCGACGGCTCCAGCCGCTGGATCACCGGCCCGCAGGCCCGCGCCGACGTCCACCTGATGCGGGCGCAGGCCGACGCCGTGCTCGTGGGCAGCGGCACCGTCCTCGCCGACGACCCGCTGCTGACGGTCCGGGGCCTCGACTGGCCGCGCCGGCCCGCCCGCGTCGTCGTCGACACCGCGGCACGCACGCCGGTGACCGCGCGCGTGCTCGACGGCGAGGCCCGCACGATCGTCGCCGTCGGCGACGAGGCCGACCCCGAGCGGGTCAAGGCGCTGCGGGCCACTCCGGCAGAGATCGTGGCGCTGCCGCTCTCCGGCCCCCACGTCGACCTGCGCGCGTTGCAGGCCGCGCTCTACGAGCGCGAGATCTTCCTGGTCCTGCTGGAGGGCGGGCCGACGCTCGCCGGGGCGTTCCTCGCGGCCGGCCTCGTCGACCGGGTCGTCGGCTACGTCGCGCCCGCCCTGCTCGGCGCCGGCCCTGCCGCCCTCGCCGACGCCGGCGTCGCCACGATCGCCGGGGCGCGCCGGCTCCGCCTCGACAGCGTGGAGCGCGTCGGCGACGACGTACGACTTGTCGCGACCGTGCCGGGAGAGGGCGAGAGCTGA
- the def gene encoding peptide deformylase: MPVQPIRLFGDPVLTTPAVPVTTFDKELRVLVRDLVDTMTDAPGAGLAAPQIGVGLRVFVYDVDETVGHLINPELGPFSDEEQDGEEGCLSFPGLAFPTKRAQTVVARGFNMYGDPVVLEGSALMARCLQHETDHLDGILFIDRLDPEQRKVAMKAIREAEWFGAPAPQVKVSPHATLGRAL, translated from the coding sequence GTGCCCGTCCAGCCCATCCGCCTGTTCGGCGACCCCGTGCTGACGACGCCCGCCGTACCGGTGACCACCTTCGACAAGGAGCTGCGGGTCCTCGTCCGCGACCTCGTCGACACGATGACCGACGCGCCCGGCGCAGGCCTGGCCGCGCCACAGATCGGCGTCGGCCTGCGCGTCTTCGTCTACGACGTCGACGAGACGGTAGGGCATCTCATCAACCCCGAGCTCGGTCCCTTCTCCGACGAGGAGCAGGACGGCGAGGAGGGTTGCCTGTCGTTCCCGGGCCTGGCCTTCCCGACGAAGCGCGCGCAGACCGTGGTGGCGCGCGGCTTCAACATGTACGGCGACCCGGTTGTGCTCGAGGGCAGCGCCCTGATGGCCCGCTGCCTCCAGCACGAGACCGACCACCTCGACGGCATCCTGTTCATCGACCGGCTCGACCCCGAGCAGCGCAAGGTCGCGATGAAGGCGATCCGGGAGGCGGAGTGGTTCGGCGCCCCCGCACCGCAGGTCAAGGTCTCGCCGCACGCCACGCTCGGCCGGGCGCTGTAG
- a CDS encoding RsmB/NOP family class I SAM-dependent RNA methyltransferase, which yields MSRQPRDPARRTAYDVVHAVATAGVFANLLLPRLLRERRLDERDAAFATELAYGTLRWQGSLDVVLARCADRSLDRIDDEALACLRLGAYQLLRMRVPSHAAVAATVDLVREVAGPRPAGFVNAVLRRAAGHDWDGWIAALAPVEGADRLALSLGFPRWILDAYTDALGGDRTEAAAALAEDRPRTHLVARPGRITREELVAASGGEPGLYSPYAVRTTGGDPAALAAVRDGRAAVQDEGSQVTALALAQAPITGADARWLDVCAGPGGKAALLAGVAAQRDARLLAVDRQPHRARLAARALAGAPAATVVADGTRPAWRDGTFDRVLVDVPCSGLGALRRRPELRWRRTPDDVVRLGPLQRRLLERALDAVRSGGVVAYVTCSPHRAETQAVVAAVTASRDDVATLDTPALLGIPDVGSGPGAQLWPHRHGTDAMFVALLRRT from the coding sequence GTGAGCCGGCAGCCCCGCGATCCGGCCCGGCGGACGGCCTACGACGTCGTGCACGCCGTCGCCACCGCCGGCGTGTTCGCCAACCTGCTGCTGCCGCGGTTACTGCGCGAGCGCCGGCTCGACGAGCGCGACGCGGCCTTCGCCACCGAGCTGGCCTACGGCACCCTGCGCTGGCAGGGCAGCCTCGACGTGGTGCTCGCGCGCTGCGCCGATCGCTCTCTGGACCGGATCGACGACGAGGCGCTGGCCTGCCTGCGGCTCGGTGCCTACCAGCTGCTGCGGATGCGGGTGCCCTCGCACGCGGCCGTCGCGGCCACCGTCGACCTCGTCCGCGAGGTGGCCGGCCCGCGGCCCGCCGGTTTCGTCAACGCCGTCCTGCGCCGAGCCGCCGGTCACGACTGGGACGGCTGGATCGCGGCGCTCGCGCCGGTCGAGGGAGCGGACCGGCTCGCCCTCTCGCTCGGCTTCCCGCGGTGGATCCTCGACGCCTACACCGACGCACTCGGTGGCGACCGCACCGAGGCGGCCGCCGCCCTCGCCGAGGACCGGCCGCGCACGCACCTCGTCGCCCGTCCCGGGCGCATCACCCGTGAGGAGCTGGTGGCGGCGAGCGGTGGCGAGCCCGGCCTCTACTCGCCCTACGCGGTCCGCACCACCGGCGGCGACCCGGCCGCGCTCGCGGCGGTCCGTGACGGCCGCGCCGCCGTGCAGGACGAGGGCAGTCAGGTGACGGCACTCGCCCTCGCCCAGGCCCCGATCACCGGCGCGGACGCGCGATGGCTCGACGTGTGCGCGGGTCCCGGCGGCAAGGCGGCCCTCCTCGCCGGGGTGGCCGCCCAGCGGGACGCGCGGTTGCTGGCCGTCGACCGACAACCGCACCGCGCCCGCCTGGCCGCTCGGGCGCTGGCCGGCGCGCCGGCCGCGACGGTCGTCGCTGATGGCACCCGACCGGCCTGGCGCGACGGGACCTTCGACCGGGTGCTCGTCGACGTGCCGTGCAGCGGTCTCGGGGCGCTGCGGCGCCGGCCGGAGCTGCGGTGGCGGCGTACGCCGGACGACGTCGTGCGTCTCGGCCCGCTGCAGCGCCGGCTGCTGGAGCGAGCGCTGGACGCGGTTCGCTCCGGCGGGGTCGTCGCCTACGTCACCTGCTCCCCGCACCGGGCGGAGACCCAGGCCGTCGTCGCGGCGGTGACCGCCAGCCGTGACGACGTCGCGACGCTCGACACCCCGGCCCTGCTCGGGATCCCCGACGTCGGGTCCGGCCCCGGCGCGCAGCTGTGGCCCCACCGGCACGGGACCGACGCGATGTTCGTGGCCCTGTTGCGGCGAACGTGA
- a CDS encoding response regulator: MSLVLVVDDDVDIARFLEINLKLEGFGVIVAHDGREALDAVAEQMPDLILTDVMMPGVDGVELCRRLRADAATANIPIIMLTAKNLSADKVVGLTAGADDYMLKPFDTLELIARVRSTMRRNAEMRAVSPLTGLPGNTRIDLELSARLSSGEQFALCYLDIDNFKAFNDCYGFIRGDEVIMLLASSLKTVVAASDDPRAFVGHVGGDDFVLLCSEETAEELARRTLEVFDAAVPGLHHPDDVANGYLSVVDRQGSLRRYPLVSVSVGVALTSRLDLRDHRELVEVATEMKSVAKNTAGSAVAVDRRVRSRADEPGP; encoded by the coding sequence GTGAGCCTCGTGCTGGTCGTCGACGACGACGTGGACATCGCGCGATTCCTCGAGATCAACCTGAAGCTCGAGGGTTTCGGCGTGATCGTCGCGCACGACGGGCGCGAGGCGCTCGACGCCGTCGCGGAGCAGATGCCGGACCTGATCCTGACCGACGTGATGATGCCCGGCGTCGACGGCGTCGAGCTGTGCCGGCGGCTGCGCGCCGACGCGGCCACGGCGAACATCCCGATCATCATGCTGACGGCGAAGAACCTCTCGGCCGACAAGGTCGTCGGGCTCACCGCGGGCGCCGACGACTACATGCTCAAGCCGTTCGACACGCTGGAGCTCATCGCACGGGTGCGCTCGACGATGCGCCGCAACGCGGAGATGCGGGCGGTCTCGCCGCTCACCGGCCTGCCCGGCAACACCCGTATCGATCTCGAGCTGTCGGCGCGGTTGTCGTCGGGGGAGCAGTTCGCCCTGTGCTACCTCGACATCGACAACTTCAAGGCCTTCAACGACTGCTACGGCTTCATCCGCGGCGACGAAGTGATCATGCTGCTCGCGTCCTCGCTGAAGACCGTGGTCGCCGCCTCCGACGACCCGCGGGCGTTCGTCGGTCATGTCGGCGGTGACGACTTCGTGCTGCTCTGCTCGGAGGAGACCGCCGAGGAGCTCGCCAGGCGCACGCTCGAGGTGTTCGACGCGGCGGTGCCCGGGCTGCACCATCCCGACGACGTGGCCAACGGCTACCTGTCGGTCGTCGACCGGCAAGGCTCGCTTCGCCGCTACCCGCTGGTGTCGGTCTCGGTGGGCGTCGCGCTCACGTCTCGCCTGGACCTGCGCGATCACCGTGAGCTGGTCGAGGTGGCCACGGAGATGAAGAGCGTGGCCAAGAACACCGCCGGCTCCGCGGTGGCCGTCGACCGCCGCGTCCGCAGCCGCGCAGACGAACCCGGCCCGTGA
- the infC gene encoding translation initiation factor IF-3, which yields MPHDSPGGPISVEPRINDRIRVPEVRLVGPGGEQVGIVRIEDALRLAQEADLDLVEVAATARPPVCKLMDYGKFKYESAVRAREARKKQAQTVIKEMKLRPKIDPHDYETKKGHVVRFLKQGDKVKITIMFRGREQSRPELGFRLLQRLAADVEDLGFVEASPKQDGRNMTMVMAPHRNQRAEHRTAEREPAAHE from the coding sequence GTGCCACACGATTCACCAGGAGGTCCCATCAGCGTCGAACCACGGATCAACGACCGGATCCGCGTCCCCGAGGTGCGCCTCGTCGGGCCGGGCGGCGAGCAGGTCGGCATCGTGCGCATCGAGGATGCGCTGCGGCTGGCCCAGGAGGCAGACCTCGACCTCGTCGAGGTCGCCGCGACCGCGCGGCCACCGGTCTGCAAGCTCATGGACTACGGCAAGTTCAAGTACGAATCCGCCGTCCGTGCGCGGGAAGCCCGCAAGAAGCAGGCGCAGACCGTGATCAAGGAGATGAAGCTCCGGCCGAAGATCGACCCGCACGACTACGAGACCAAGAAGGGTCACGTCGTGCGCTTCCTGAAGCAGGGCGACAAGGTCAAGATCACGATCATGTTCCGCGGGCGGGAGCAGTCCCGTCCCGAACTCGGTTTCCGGCTGCTCCAGCGGCTGGCGGCCGACGTGGAGGACCTCGGCTTCGTCGAGGCGTCGCCCAAGCAGGACGGTCGCAACATGACGATGGTGATGGCGCCGCACCGCAACCAGCGGGCGGAGCACCGGACGGCGGAGCGCGAGCCCGCCGCTCACGAGTGA
- a CDS encoding bifunctional 3,4-dihydroxy-2-butanone-4-phosphate synthase/GTP cyclohydrolase II, whose protein sequence is MTSEAASDPADVTPFAAIERAIADIAAGKPVLVTDDADRENEGDLIFAAEKATPDLVGFMVRYTSGYICVPLEETDCDRLDLPPMFHVNQDKRGTAYTVTVDAREGVSTGISAADRAHTIRLLADPDATAADFTRPGHVVPLRAKPGGVLRRAGHTEAAVDLCRLADLRPAGVLCEVVSQKDPQDMARSEELEAFAAEHGLTMVSIADLIAYRRRTESQVVAVADARIPTKYGDFRAVGYRSLLDGIEHVALVRGSIGDGRDVLVRVHSECLTGDVFGSQRCDCGTQLDAALAAVAAEGCGIVLYVRGHEGRGIGLLHKLQAYQLQDAGADTVDANLELGLPADARDYGTGAQILVDLGVRSMRLLTNNPAKRVGLEGYGLQISGRVPLPAVATPENLRYLRTKRDRMGHDIPDLPTYDDEATEASADALPPAVTQPAAAAEPEAVRNAVWAVRALSPFATAAFATNGGSGTSGNGKRRPGHDAGEADDQDEMVDPPAPVTP, encoded by the coding sequence ATGACCTCCGAAGCAGCGAGCGACCCGGCCGACGTGACGCCGTTCGCCGCGATCGAGCGGGCGATCGCCGACATCGCGGCCGGCAAGCCGGTCCTCGTCACCGACGACGCCGACCGCGAGAACGAAGGCGACCTCATCTTCGCCGCGGAGAAGGCGACTCCCGACCTGGTCGGATTCATGGTCCGCTACACGTCCGGCTACATCTGCGTGCCGTTGGAGGAGACCGACTGCGATCGCCTCGACCTGCCGCCGATGTTCCACGTCAACCAGGACAAGCGCGGCACCGCCTACACCGTCACGGTCGACGCCCGCGAGGGCGTGTCGACCGGCATCTCCGCCGCCGACCGGGCCCACACGATCCGGCTGCTCGCCGACCCGGATGCGACGGCAGCCGACTTCACCCGGCCCGGCCACGTCGTGCCGCTGCGCGCGAAGCCCGGCGGCGTGCTGCGCCGCGCCGGCCACACGGAGGCGGCGGTCGACCTGTGCCGGTTGGCCGACCTACGCCCCGCCGGCGTGCTGTGCGAGGTGGTGAGCCAGAAGGACCCGCAAGACATGGCCCGCAGCGAGGAGCTCGAGGCGTTCGCTGCGGAGCACGGCCTGACCATGGTCTCGATCGCCGACCTCATCGCCTACCGGCGTCGCACCGAGTCACAGGTCGTGGCCGTCGCGGACGCCCGGATCCCGACGAAGTACGGCGACTTCAGGGCGGTCGGCTACCGCAGCCTGCTCGACGGGATCGAGCACGTGGCGCTGGTCCGCGGTTCCATCGGCGACGGTCGCGACGTGCTCGTGCGCGTGCACTCGGAGTGCCTCACCGGAGACGTGTTCGGCAGCCAGCGCTGCGACTGCGGGACGCAGCTCGACGCGGCGCTCGCCGCCGTCGCCGCCGAGGGGTGCGGGATCGTGCTCTACGTGCGCGGCCACGAGGGTCGCGGCATCGGCCTGCTGCACAAGCTGCAGGCCTACCAGCTGCAGGACGCCGGTGCCGACACCGTCGACGCCAACCTCGAGCTCGGGCTGCCGGCCGACGCCCGCGACTACGGCACCGGCGCGCAGATCCTCGTCGACCTCGGCGTACGCAGCATGCGGCTGCTGACCAACAACCCGGCGAAGCGGGTCGGCCTCGAGGGTTACGGCCTGCAGATCAGCGGCCGGGTGCCGCTTCCGGCCGTCGCGACGCCGGAGAACCTCCGCTACCTGCGCACCAAGCGCGACCGGATGGGCCACGACATCCCCGACCTGCCGACCTACGACGACGAGGCGACGGAGGCCAGCGCCGATGCGCTGCCGCCGGCGGTCACGCAGCCGGCCGCCGCGGCCGAGCCCGAGGCGGTTCGCAACGCGGTCTGGGCCGTCCGCGCGCTCAGCCCGTTCGCCACCGCGGCCTTCGCCACCAACGGCGGCAGCGGCACGAGCGGCAACGGCAAGCGCCGGCCCGGCCACGACGCCGGCGAGGCGGATGATCAGGACGAGATGGTCGACCCTCCGGCCCCGGTGACGCCGTGA
- the ribH gene encoding 6,7-dimethyl-8-ribityllumazine synthase, whose protein sequence is MSGTGSPDQERVDGSGLRVAVVAARWHGRITDALLDGALRGLAECGVAEPTVVRVPGAFELPVAALAAARGHDAVVCLGVVIRGGTPHFDYVCRAATDGLTRVALDTGTPVGFGLLTCDDEAQALDRSGLPGSREDKGREAALAALETAAALRRLGMPQTGVHARTA, encoded by the coding sequence GTGAGCGGCACCGGTTCCCCCGACCAGGAGCGAGTCGACGGCAGCGGTCTGCGGGTCGCCGTCGTCGCCGCCCGGTGGCACGGCCGCATCACCGACGCCCTGCTCGACGGCGCCCTTCGCGGCCTCGCCGAGTGCGGCGTGGCCGAGCCCACGGTCGTGCGCGTCCCCGGCGCCTTCGAGCTGCCGGTCGCCGCCCTCGCCGCGGCCCGCGGGCACGATGCCGTCGTCTGCCTCGGTGTGGTCATCCGCGGGGGCACCCCGCACTTCGACTACGTCTGCCGGGCGGCCACCGACGGCCTGACCAGGGTCGCGCTCGACACCGGCACACCGGTCGGCTTCGGGCTGCTCACCTGCGACGACGAGGCCCAGGCGCTCGACCGCTCCGGGCTGCCCGGCTCACGCGAGGACAAGGGGCGCGAGGCCGCGCTGGCCGCACTCGAAACCGCCGCGGCGCTGCGCCGTCTCGGGATGCCACAGACTGGAGTCCATGCGCGGACGGCCTGA
- a CDS encoding riboflavin synthase, producing the protein MFTGIVEERGEVVRLDRTGDAARLTLRGPVVTADARHGDSISVSGVCLTVVETTGDTFTADVIGETLARTSLGGLGPGDPVNLERAATLATRLGGHLVQGHVDGVGRIESRMPGERWETVRVALPAHLARYVVEKGSITVDGVSLTVVEVGPAHFCVGLIPATLALTTLGTKQAGDPVNLEVDVVAKYVEKLVAARTSEIPPATASVRGQPAAAPTGPPAATSNGERA; encoded by the coding sequence ATGTTCACGGGCATCGTGGAGGAGCGCGGTGAGGTCGTCCGGCTCGACCGGACGGGCGACGCGGCCCGGCTCACCCTGCGCGGGCCCGTCGTCACCGCCGACGCGCGCCACGGCGACTCGATCAGCGTCAGCGGCGTCTGCCTGACCGTCGTGGAGACCACCGGCGACACGTTCACCGCCGACGTCATCGGGGAGACCCTCGCCCGCACCAGCCTCGGCGGCCTGGGCCCGGGCGACCCGGTCAACCTCGAGCGCGCGGCCACCCTGGCCACCCGGCTGGGCGGCCACCTCGTGCAGGGCCACGTCGACGGGGTAGGGCGCATCGAGTCGCGGATGCCGGGCGAGCGCTGGGAGACCGTGCGCGTCGCGCTGCCGGCACACCTGGCGCGCTACGTCGTCGAGAAGGGCTCGATCACCGTCGACGGGGTGAGCCTGACCGTCGTCGAGGTCGGCCCGGCGCACTTCTGCGTCGGCCTGATCCCGGCGACACTGGCGCTGACGACCCTCGGCACGAAGCAGGCCGGTGACCCGGTCAACCTCGAGGTCGACGTCGTCGCGAAGTACGTCGAGAAGCTCGTTGCCGCACGGACGAGCGAGATACCGCCCGCCACCGCGTCGGTGCGCGGGCAACCAGCAGCAGCGCCGACCGGTCCGCCGGCGGCGACCAGCAATGGGGAGCGAGCATGA
- the hisG gene encoding ATP phosphoribosyltransferase — protein sequence MLAVVLPKGSLEKQTLDLFAAADLGVLRGSDRDYHASVDDPRIDKVRFLRPQEIPTYVEQGIFDLGISGRDWITETNADVVSLGEIGGGRQGAALVRVVLAVPKESAWERAEDLPDGVRISTEMPETTRRYLEEHGVKAKVFTSHGATEAKIPDIVDAIVDITETGSSLRKAGLKVIATLLTSRTELIANRDAYEDPVKRAAIDDIHLLLQGALRARGQVLLKLNVPAERLDEVLGVLPAMASPTIMTLAAGDMRALETVVPKQGVNRLIPALKAAGARDILELPISKIVE from the coding sequence GTGCTCGCCGTCGTCCTGCCCAAGGGCAGCCTCGAGAAGCAGACGCTCGACCTCTTCGCCGCCGCCGACCTCGGCGTGCTCCGCGGCTCCGACCGTGACTACCACGCCTCCGTCGACGACCCGCGCATCGACAAGGTGCGCTTCCTGCGGCCGCAGGAGATCCCGACCTACGTCGAGCAGGGCATCTTCGACCTCGGCATCAGCGGCCGCGACTGGATCACCGAGACCAACGCCGACGTCGTGAGCCTCGGCGAGATCGGCGGCGGCCGCCAGGGCGCCGCGCTCGTCCGGGTCGTGCTGGCGGTCCCGAAGGAGTCCGCGTGGGAGCGGGCCGAGGACCTGCCCGACGGCGTACGCATCTCCACCGAGATGCCGGAGACCACCCGCCGCTACCTCGAGGAGCACGGGGTCAAGGCCAAGGTCTTCACCAGCCACGGGGCGACCGAGGCGAAGATCCCCGACATCGTCGACGCGATCGTCGACATCACCGAGACCGGTTCGAGCCTGCGCAAGGCCGGGCTGAAAGTGATCGCCACGCTGCTCACCAGCCGCACCGAGCTGATCGCCAACCGAGACGCCTACGAGGACCCGGTCAAGCGTGCCGCGATCGACGACATCCACCTGTTGCTGCAGGGGGCGTTGCGAGCACGGGGGCAGGTGCTGCTCAAGCTCAACGTGCCGGCCGAGCGCCTCGACGAGGTCCTCGGGGTGCTGCCGGCGATGGCGTCGCCGACGATCATGACGCTGGCCGCCGGCGACATGCGGGCGCTGGAGACCGTGGTGCCCAAGCAGGGCGTCAACCGGTTGATCCCCGCGCTGAAGGCGGCCGGCGCCCGCGACATCCTCGAGCTGCCCATCTCGAAGATCGTCGAGTAG
- the fmt gene encoding methionyl-tRNA formyltransferase, which yields MRLVFAGTPDVAVPSLHALLDSAHEVVAVVTRPDAPAGRGRTVRPSPVKEAALGAGLEVLTPARPREPDFLQRLAELAPDCCPVVAYGALVPRAALDIPAHGWVNLHFSLLPAWRGAAPVQHAIMAGDDVTGASTFLLEEGLDTGPVFGVLTEEIRPTDTSGDLLARLAQAGAGLLVATLDGIASGELVARPQPADGVSLAPKLTPDDVRVDWTAPARRVDRLIRAGTPAPGPWTTFRDRRLKVGPVTVTDEPALAPGALRVDKGGVLVGTGTTPVRLGDVRPEGKPVMAADAWARGVRPGPDDRFG from the coding sequence GTGCGGCTCGTCTTCGCCGGCACGCCCGACGTGGCCGTGCCGTCCCTGCACGCGCTGCTCGACTCCGCCCACGAGGTCGTCGCTGTCGTCACCCGCCCCGATGCACCGGCCGGCCGCGGCCGCACGGTGCGACCCAGCCCGGTGAAGGAGGCCGCCCTCGGTGCCGGTCTCGAGGTGCTGACGCCCGCCCGCCCTCGCGAACCCGACTTCCTGCAGCGGCTCGCCGAGCTGGCGCCCGACTGCTGCCCCGTCGTCGCCTACGGCGCCCTCGTCCCGCGCGCCGCGCTCGACATCCCCGCCCACGGCTGGGTCAACCTGCACTTCTCGCTGCTGCCCGCGTGGCGAGGTGCGGCCCCCGTGCAGCACGCCATCATGGCCGGCGACGACGTGACCGGCGCCTCGACGTTCCTCCTGGAGGAGGGGCTGGACACCGGGCCGGTCTTCGGCGTGCTCACTGAGGAGATCCGGCCGACCGACACCTCCGGCGACCTGCTCGCCCGGCTCGCGCAGGCCGGCGCGGGGCTCCTCGTGGCGACCCTCGACGGCATCGCGTCCGGCGAGCTGGTCGCGCGGCCGCAACCGGCCGACGGCGTCTCGCTCGCGCCGAAGCTCACCCCGGACGACGTCCGGGTCGACTGGACGGCTCCGGCCCGTCGTGTCGACCGGCTCATCCGTGCCGGCACCCCCGCGCCCGGCCCCTGGACGACCTTCCGCGACAGACGCCTCAAGGTCGGCCCCGTCACCGTCACCGACGAACCCGCGCTGGCGCCCGGCGCGTTGCGCGTCGACAAGGGCGGCGTGCTGGTCGGCACCGGCACCACGCCCGTCCGGCTCGGCGACGTCCGGCCCGAGGGCAAGCCGGTGATGGCGGCGGACGCCTGGGCCCGCGGCGTACGCCCCGGTCCCGACGACCGGTTCGGGTGA
- the rpe gene encoding ribulose-phosphate 3-epimerase, whose product MGVQIAPSILSADFGRLADEAAAVPGADWLHVDVMDNHFVPNLTLGLPVVESLLKHAAQPIDCHLMIEDPDRWAPAYAEAGAGNVTFHVEAAHAPVRLARAIRAAGARAGMALKPATAVEPYADLLPELDMLLVMTVEPGFGGQAFLDVVLPKVRRARQILRERESAVWLQVDGGVDEDTIVRCAEAGADVFVAGSAVFRADDPGAAVERLRAAALGAVEDSS is encoded by the coding sequence GTGGGGGTGCAGATCGCGCCGAGCATCCTGTCGGCCGACTTCGGCCGCCTGGCGGACGAGGCCGCCGCCGTCCCGGGCGCCGACTGGCTGCACGTCGACGTCATGGACAACCACTTCGTCCCGAATCTCACGCTCGGCCTGCCGGTCGTCGAGAGTCTGCTCAAGCACGCCGCGCAGCCCATCGACTGCCACCTCATGATCGAGGACCCCGACCGCTGGGCCCCGGCCTACGCGGAGGCGGGCGCCGGCAACGTCACCTTCCACGTCGAGGCGGCCCACGCCCCGGTGCGCCTGGCGCGGGCGATCCGCGCGGCCGGCGCCCGGGCCGGCATGGCGCTCAAGCCCGCCACGGCGGTCGAGCCCTACGCCGACCTGCTGCCCGAGCTCGACATGCTGCTCGTGATGACCGTCGAGCCGGGCTTCGGCGGCCAGGCGTTTCTCGACGTCGTCCTGCCCAAGGTGCGCCGCGCCAGGCAGATCCTGCGCGAGCGCGAGTCGGCGGTCTGGTTGCAGGTCGACGGCGGGGTCGACGAGGACACGATCGTGCGCTGCGCCGAGGCGGGCGCCGACGTCTTCGTGGCCGGCTCCGCGGTGTTCCGCGCCGACGACCCGGGAGCCGCCGTCGAACGGCTGCGCGCCGCGGCGCTCGGCGCCGTCGAGGACTCCTCGTGA